The genome window GATCAGAGCTTAATCCTTGTATAACCATACCAATGTAAGATAATAAATAGTACTCCTGCCAATCAAGTACCCTCTTTATTGATATGGTAATTAaaagttattttaaattaaaaacacTGCTTCACCTGCCCATCACCTGTGCATACACACAAACATACGTACGCACACACGAAGTGACATAACCCTTACTCACATTGACCCAACAAACTGAATAAATTTAGCTCAAATCTTAGAAGACATGCTTCCACCAACAGCTGGCTACAAACATAGCAGAGCAGCGATTAGATAAGTCAAGATGACTCACTCGAGCAATATTTCCTCAAATCAGAATTAGTAAATTGcaagagagattttttttaaactaattcttgggatatgggcatcactggtatggccagcatttattacccatccctggtaCAATTGAGGTACATATCAAgctatttcaaagggcagttaacagccaaccattgttgtgggtctgtagTCAAGTAAAGGCGAACCAGATGGAATTTCTGACAATCAGGTTATTTCAAGGTTAACATGACTGATActaggtttttatttcagatttacggcatttaattatgtttaaatttccctagttgctttggtgggatttgaacatacgACTCTAGATCAGTACAGGCCTATGGATCATTTGTCTAATAGCGTACCGGCTATGCTAACTTAATGTATTAGCCTTGCATTTGCATGGCTAGATTTTCTTATTCAAGCTGATTTTCATTTGGAGTGTTATAATCATTGCTAGAACTTTGCATACCAACTGatgaaaaataattcaaaacaaTGGGTACACTGGGCATCCACACCCTTACCTTGTAACACATAGATATTATCCTGATACTCCACAGCAGCATGAAACTCCATAGCAACAGGCATCGGACTGACAGCTATCCAGCAATTGTCCCTGGCATCATAGCACTCCACTGATTTTAGTGCATTCCGTCCATCACCTTCATACACCCGACCTCCAACTGCATAAATTTTGTTACAACAATAAACTAGTTTACACCCTATACGTGCTCTCAGCAATGGAGCTCTGGGCAACCACCTGTTTGTTGCATGGTCATGCATCCAGAAATCACTCTCTGCTTTATGATCTATAGAGACATCACTGTTACTTGGCCTGTAACCTCCTGCAAtataaatgtcattatcaggtgacaccaagattccCACCTCCCTTAAATCATTGGGAGGCTTGCATAATTTGAAGACTTCGCCTGTGACAGTATCTAAACAAGGCACAGTTTGTTTCTTTCCTGAGTGTTTGTTGGCAGCCTCAAAGCAGATAATCATCTGTGAAGCAGTCATACCAAGTCTTGGCCTACAGCCATCAGCCCCTTCATTGTTTCCATCTTCAGAGGAGTTTTTAGCCATAGCCTGTGCAAAAGTGCAAGGGATTTTCTGTAAAAAGGTCTTTTCCATCAGAGGTACACGTATACATTTGGCAAAAATGTCTGCAAGATGTGGCTCCCTTTTATCTCTGTTATGCTCAAGCCACTGAATTATACTTTCATAAACACACTCTTCCTTTTCCACATTTAGGTCATCACTGTTTAGAATGCTCGTGAGCTGGTCTTTAGTCAAATGGAGGAACTCCTGCTCTTTGGCAACACATAAAATTTTCTTTCTAATATAATCTTGAGATTTCTCCTTCAATTCCTGGTGTCCATAAGCATCAGCAAATACGAAAACCCCAATGGAGTTCTGAGGGTCCAGTCGGCTTATCATATACTGGGCACACTGGTCCTGCAAGGATGGAATCTGGAAGAGACTAGCAGCTGTGAAAAGAGCCTGCACATTGGCCTCTGTCAGTGATACTCTGGATGTATATGCATAGTCCAACACAAGCCGCATTGCATCATCTTCCACTCCCACAATTCGCACTTTTTTCTGAGTGCTCTCTGTAAGGCCACTTGTGAACATAGACCTATGAAATAAAAAAGCTTAATGAACTGAACCCATTCCGGAATAATATATTTTCATCCATATAGTAATGTATCACAAAAGCATGTTAGCACACAGTTGATTACTTTGCAAGAACAGGCGAACACGAGTTATTGCtgcacagcaagaaactacaaacagtGATGGGATGAATGACTGATCAATTTGTTTTTGAATATATTGGTTGAAGGGATATTGGTCAGGGCACTGGGAAAATTCAATTATTTGAATAAACCAATTGATCTTGAATGTTCCAGCAGTTTAAAAACAATCAGACCTTAAAAATCTTATCTGAAAAAGAGCTCCCTGTACTGCACTGGGGCATCAGCCTAACTTCTCTATTCTAAAGTGGGGTTTGAATTCCTAACCTTGCAATTTAGAGGAAATGCTACCTCTAAATTGGCAAACAGAAAACTAAATTTCCTGAAAACTCAACACGAAGCTATTTTACACAAAAACTTTGTGAAACTAGGTTTTAAAATGGACCAAACTTAAGAATTAAACGCAAGATTCCAATTGAAATAGCTTTTCATAGATTTAATCCCAATAAACCAACCTGTCCAACTTGTTATTCTCTTtgacagaaaataaatcataAAAAGAAAATTGTGAAAAACATTTCAATGTATTTTAGTGACCCACTGACAGAGTTAAGCCATAATTAAGCTCTGGAATTAAATTCTAGACTACTTCTTCAGAACCAAGTCTTCTTAAACACCATCTGAGTTTTCTTTAAAGCAAAAATTAGACTATTCATTGAACTCCATGCCATTTGTACATGGTCATGTAATTAAGAGAACTAGAACTTCAAATCtttcacaactgagattaaaagatAAAATGGTTGTTTCATTTTTACATCAATTGTCTCCATTCCCACCACTTTGATGTGCCATAAGCTGGTTTGTAATATTAATAAGTGACTAGCTACCAAAACAGCAAAAGCATACCTAAAGTAAGGACTAATTGCAGCGAGTACATTTCGGTGACAGGAAAACGTTTTTCCATGATCTACCTCCACCACAATGTCTGTCAGCTGCTGTTCATCGTACATACATTTAAGCTGCTGCAGAATGCTACATGCATGTGCAGGGTCCATCCCAATATTCTGACTTGTACTCGAAACTCCATTGTGTCCCAGTAAAAACTTATTCAATTCTGTGGAAAGACAGGACACTAGTATTCATCATTTATCACACAAAAAAGAAACATCCAAGGTCATATAAATATATTCACACCTACAAATGACTTTCAGGCCTCAAAAGGAAACAAATTGTAGTTCAAAATATTAAGTGATTACAATTTTATACACATCGCCAATACCTTGCTTGGCTATCAAAAGGAAGCTAACTTCAAGGTTTGTTTGTCAGAAGTACCTCAGTCCTGTTAAGTCTATTTAAAACATTAACTTTTTTTTCAGATACTAATGGGGCTTGTTTGATGTTTATTTCAGACGTTTTTATTCCAAAAGCACCAGTATCAGAACACTGACAACAAAGCAAAATTCAGGAATGAAAACATCTTGCTCATTCCTAGGACATAAAATCAAACTCAATGCCGGACCAACAAGACCAATAACAGAGGGGAATGCTCAGTCCAAGTAAAAATAAAAGGCCCATTGCTGCAGATAGGCAACTCAAAACTAAAAACAGTTCTTGGTGACCATTAAGATAGTCCTACCAGTATGACATGCCACCTGCTGTGAGGGGAATGCTCCAAGGTGAAAGGAATTCATTACATATTTACAAAAATAGAGCAAGTTTTAATTAGCTATAACTGTACCTGTACTACAGTTCAAAGGTACTTTGATAATAAGATTCACGTTGTACACGTGGTTAATGTACACTTCATTCCAAGTCACACTAAGAAAGATATtattgttcctttactgtcattgggtcaaaaacctggaattcccatccgaacagcactgtgggtgtacctacactacatggactgcagcagttcaagaagacagctcaccatcaccttcccaagaacaattagggatgggcaataaatgctggcatagccaatgaagcccacatcccttgaattattAAAATAGACACTAAGGAATCTCCCTCTTAGGATACACCTCCTGCATTAAGTGGATTCTGTAAATACGATATTTATAAGGTGTCACAAAGATCCAAAATCTACTCTACATCTTTACAAAATTTACTTTACATTGTTTGATGTACAACTAATTAAGGGTTTTCAACTAAATCATTGACAATAACTCAAGATATTGTGCATTATAAGTCTCCCTTTGTTTTGCAGGAGAATTTGCTAATGGGAGTAGTCTTTGGAGTTGAACACAAGAAATTACAAGCAAAGTCCAAAAATAAGTTTAGTAATATGCTCAAACTTACTTGCAGTTCATATTTCAACAAAATAGTGGCCCAAGAATACTGCAACATTGAAGTAAAAATGGACAAGGGATTTTATTACTGAATTAACCCCATCACCCCTGAATCCACTAACTGGGagagagatttgcatttatatagcacattacCACATCAAGACACTGCAAAAGAGCTTTACATATAATAAACTTTGAAATGTAGAGCCTGCATAAACCAttttgcacatagcaagatcccacaaatatcaGTAAAGGTGTTAAAGGTGGAATGCTGACCGGAACAAGGGGAGAATTCCTTTGAACTCTTGATGGCCAAATATTCCTCCTGTCACATCAGACCCTAAAATTTAACATGTTTGGCAATGTGCATTCGCTCAATACCGATTGAGTCAGCCTGAATCATTTGCTGAAAGCAAATTCCAGTCGATAATTTCCTGACTCAAAGAGAGGATCAACAGTGAAACAAAAAGGAAATCTTCACTTAACATGTTTCAAGCCAAACCCTGTGTTCCAGATTCTCGACAGATTCTTATTTGCCATTTCTACTCAGTTACGAAGGACAAACCTTCAGCTGTGATggtcactgtggcacagtggttagcactgctgcctcacagcgccagggacccgggttcgattcctggcttgagtcactgtgcggagtcagcacattctccgtgtgtctgcgtgggtttcctccgggtgctctggtttcctcccacagtccaaaagacgtactggttaggtgcattagccatgctaaattctccctcagtgtgcctgaacaggccagagtgtggcgattaagggaatttcactgtaacttcactgcagtgttaatgtaagcctgcaacactaataaataaacttaaactccagCTCTCAATAACATGCTTCTAAATCCATCTCGTCAGGTTGCTGTGCTCTGGCTTCAAACCTTCTAAACTTGCATTTCTCCCTCCATACTTTGACAAATTCTCTATTTCGAACTCTCCACCTCCTTGTGGTAGTGAGGGGCTCAATTTAAACTTTCAACAGTAATTGCACATGTCACGCAGTTTCATCAATGGCAGAGGCTATATCTCCCTGGCTATTTCACTATGAAGCTAGGAGTAATTTTTCTTTCAGACAAaatcaattcatttcaaaatgaaattttaGAATTGAGCAAAGCAGAAAAGGGATCATCAGTTATTGACCCTCACATTTTGTACTAAAGTCACTGTATGAGAGAAAGGTCAAGAAAGCAATGGCTGAGTGGGCATGCAAATTTTTGTTTCCTCTGCTCTTAAAGGAGAAGCAAAGTCTCAATCCACTAGTAGCAAAATGGAAAAAACTGCTCTAAAGGTTTGGGAATTTAACCAGGGCTGAGTTCAGATACAACTGGACAGACAGATTAACAAAGTAGGAATGGAAGAAGAGAATATCCACATGGCTGCAGTGAGGAAGGATGAACTGAGACAGCAGGAACCACCTTCTTTCTCACATCACCTTTTGACATAAACACTGATATTGCTAACACCAACAGTTTTTTCTTGGTCATTCCCTTCAGCTTGTTGAATGCTCTTTGCCTCTGGGAaaatcaacatttaaaaaacatctGCTCAGTAAGAATTATGAATGCTTTATTTTAAAGAAAGTGAACAGCAAGTCTCTGAGCTGCAAAAGGTAGCCAGTCTGGAGTTACTGTACCTCCCTTCCTTGTATCTTTTGGCAAAGGAAAATGGAATGAAGTTAAAAATAAAAAGTGCAAGTAAAACATGAAAAGACAACCACAGCAAAGTTGTTTACAGCCATTGATGAATTTTCTGGATTTAATGGAGCCACCCCTCAGGAAACACTTACATGATGCCCTGCagcaaaattattttatttagaTTTGCTGCAAACAAATGAGATCTCACCATCCCTAGTGAATTAAAAGGTTCTCGGGTAAACAGATTCAAGTGACATTTAGTTTAGTATTAGTAGTCTTTCAAAGTAGCTATGCTGGTGAAATCAAGTACCTGGAATAGTACTAGATAATTTGATACAAGCTTTCATTGAAAGATGTGTATAGGCGCAGGGAGTTAGTGATTAAACATGTATAATGGGAGCACCTTTTCATAGCAGTTAGATATTCAGAATAACCAATAGCCTAAAGGTTTTAATAACTTTCAGTCACTAGGGTTTTGGCTGGCAGCTTTCCTAATGTACAGATAACAAGGCCATTCATTTAATTTTCACCATCAGAATTTGATCGCAATATATCAGCATCGTGTATTAAAGCCTTATTCATACTCTGGATTAGCAGACCAATCAGATGTATAGTTGTAACAGTGACTACATCTGTTCCTGCTCCAATCATTCACACCATCACTGCTTGTTTAATTTGCCAGGATAGAATCAGGGAGTCAGGGAAATCAGACCGAAAATGAATTGACATGGGACCAATTCACCAATATTCAAGTTTTTTTCACAGTTTGAATCCAAATCCACTTCCAGCTTTCCCACTCATTGTTATCAACATTTATCACAATGCTTTAGGTATTAtaactgcataccaatacacaaGTGTAATTTTCACAAATATTTTGCAACACATCTACTTTAAAAATATTAGTGGCATCAAATTGCACACAACCAACTGTAGAAAGTAAAAAATAGAAAAATCAAATTGTAAATTTATAGAATTGGAATCATAAAATGGTGCAGCAAAAGCAGCACTATTCAATCATTTTGCCAGTTAAGGCTCTCACCACAGCCATCCACCTAGTCCCTACTAGCCTGCTTTTTCCCATTAACTCCAATTCTTTTTGAATCTGacaattaaatctgcttccaccactctttcagatCACAACTCATTGTATTAAATATTCTTCCCTCGTATCATACCAGGTTCTTTggtcatcttaaatctgtgttctctggttCCTGACCCTACTGCCATTGCAAACACTTTATCACCAAACCTCTGTTAAAAAGAGAACACTTCAACTTCTTcagcccctcatctctggtaccaTTTTAGTTAATCTCTTCTTCACCTTCTCCAAGACCACCTTTTGAAAGTGTGGTGtttagaattgaacacaatattccagatatggCCTAATCATTACTTTTTAGAAATGTTTAGCCTAACATCCTTGCTTAACCTTCACAATTTGTGCTGTCACTGTCAAAGATTTGTGTACATACACCTGCTGGTCTTCTTGCACCCTCTAAAATTGAACTATTTAATTCATATTGCTTCTCCTTGTTCTTCCTACtgtaatgtatcacttcacatatATTTCTGTTaaatgtctgcccatttcacctgAAGTCTGCTATCTTGCTCGTTGTTTACAGCATTCCCAAGTTGTGTAGTTTTGTAAACATTGAAATTATGCCCCTGCACACTCAAGTCCAGGTCATCAATATAGCATTAGGAGCACTGATTCTAATACTGACCTCTGGAGAACACCACTGTCTATCTCCGTATAGTCTGAAATAATTGCTCACCACTACTTTCTGCCCCTtaaccaattttgtatcaatgCTGACACAATTTAATACTTTAATTTTGCTTACCAAATCCATtgtgtggtactttgtcaaaaaaaacctTTTGAAAGCTCAAAGATCAACCTTTTCACTTCACTGGAGAACAACTCTTTAATCTACCATCTAAAATGTTTTCATAACTCACTGAGCAAATTAAAGGGTATTTTTTGCAAAGCTTAAATACAATAATATTGGGAGAAAATACCACAAATGAAAAGCAGCATCTTGCACAGATTATCTTACTTGAATTAAATACTTGTCTATTGATGGGTAAATTGATCACTGCCACGAAGAGAAATGACCAAACCACAAGCAAGCAAATGATCTTCAATTTACTTTCTAGTATAAAATTTGCCATCCTCAGTTTCTTAAATAACAGTTACAAAGGTAAAAATCTAAACTGAAGAAACAAGGAAATAGTATGCTGACCAAATGACATCATCCAACTAATTACTGTCCTCTAAACTAGACCAAAGTTGTCTGTAGATAATTCAAATGTGATCACACAAAAAATAGTGTAACTGTGAAATGTAGGCTTTTGCGGGGAGGTATAAAACTGTATGGATTGTGCAGTTTATGCACACACAAAACCCTCCGAAACTGATACGAAGCAAGCACAAATTATACATAATTAAGAGGTCAAGCTGAATGGTACAACATTACACAAGTGCTCACTAATCAAGAGTACTATTGGGGTACCAATGTATATGTCTTTCGCAAAGTTAGCCTTTTCAGTTTAGATACCAATACAACAGATAGCAATCATGTGCTTCTTGTTTACTCATCAAAAACTTGATTCATACAGTACCTTTTCTGAAAGAAAATAACACCTTTCCTAAAAGAAAATAACCCAATAGGGTTTGCAGGAGTGCATGATAAAACTTATCAAAGGAGATATCAAGTTATTACGGTAGGTGACTAAAATCTTGATCAAAGTGATATGTTTTAAGGAGGGTTTTCAAGGACAGAGGCAGAGAAGTTTTGGGAAGAAGTTCATGACCATCAACAATGAGTCGAGGAGAGctggaaggagggagaggggctcgggggcacaagagaccagagttggagaaaggcagaggtcaAAGATGGCTGTGGATAGATAGGGAGGAGCAGTATCTTGGAGGAATTTAGTTAAAAATGAGAATTTTACATGTGAGATAGCACACTGTGATACAGGAACTTGCTGCAGGTTAGGATATGAGTGGCGGCGTTTGGATGAGCTCAACTTTATGGAGAATGGAAGGTGAGGTCTAATAAGAGGGCATTGGAATAGTGGAACCTGGAGGCAAAAACACAGTAGAGGGTTTCAACAGCAGTCAGGCTTAGGCAGTGACAGAGACAACCATGTCAAATGCAGAAGTAGACAGTTTCTGATAACAGGATATGGGTCAAGAAACTCAGCTTAGGGCCCAATAGATCACTGAGGTTGCAAGCAGTTGGATTGTCTGAGACAGCTCCAAAGAAAATGAAATTGATGATGAGACCTAAAGACACTGGCTTTTGTTTTCCCAGTGCtttaactggaggaaatggcAGCTCGTCCATGACTAGGCAACTGACAACACAAGAAATAGTGTATGGAAGTGAGATGTTGATGACAGACCTAGGTAGCATTACAGTATATCATACCACAAAGGTTATTGCCAGAATTAAAATTCATTCATTTGTAGAACACACTTTGTTGAGTTTCATCCTCCTTTAAAGATTTCCAAGCTACTTTCCTAACTTCAAGGAGGCATCTTGCAAGCACTCTTAGACGTTTATTAGATGAAACATTGCATTTTCAAACATACCTGTTAAGTCTGCTATATTTGACTCCCTCCAATTAGTGGTTGCTTATTCAAACGAGACGTACCAAGGTAGTGCTatattctgccccccccccccagtcacccACTTACAAGTGCTCCCACACCCATTTAATTCCCCAGATCTCCTGGCAACATGTTCACATACTCCAACAATTTTAATGTTCTCAACACTATTAGCATTACAGGTGCTTCCGGATTTCACCTCCATGTACTCTAACTCCCATGATTCCCTATCTCCAGGTTCAGCCCTGCAATTTCCCCACTGTTTAGAAATCTTCCCTGCCATCTCCATGTGTCCTGTCACATTAGGAATCCAAATTAAAGTACATAAATACATTCACATCCAACTATAGCATTTTGAGACAATGTAAATGCTATCCTAAAGTTGTGTAAAAATGAACTCCTTTATTGGACTGAATCTGAATTTTTCAGGATTAAATAAATGCTCAATGAAAGATTCTGGTTTGAAAAGTACCTTTTACCTTCAGGTACTGTGCGTGTATAATTAATGGATAATCAAgttcatttaattttttaaaagtcttcTATTGAATTCAGTaagcaaatattttaaaaagtcaagATGCAAGAATGCCTTACAATTTCTTCCTTGTGACTCCCCAAACCACAGCTAATTAACTTAAATGGTCCAAGCAGAATTTCAGGATCTACAACTTCCTTCCATTCTAACTAGCACTGGgtaaaaagaatcatagaaaccctacagtacagaaagaggccattcggcccatcgagtctgcaccaaccacaatcccatccaggccctacccccatatcccacccactaatccctctaacctagacatctcaggacactaaggggcaattttagcatggccaatcaacctaacccgcacatctttggacagtgggaggaaaccggagcacccggaggaaacccacgcagacacgaggagaatgtgcaaactccacacagacagtgacccaagccgagaatcgaacccaggtccctggagctgtgaagcagcagtgctaaccactgtgctaccgtgccgcccacaaagtaATTCTCATTCCAATTACACATCAGAAAGAGGTTGAATCAAAATGGGATTTAAAAAAATGATGGAGAAGATAAAAAAAGAGTAGAAAGGAAAATCATTTCCTTTTCCTTCAACCGAATCAGTCATCTTCCAAAAATTCCAACAGAAAAGCTAATCACCCTTCATTGTTCAACCATTCTTTCAGGCTTCAGCAAGTCCTGCCCAGGATTTCATACATCACAACTAAAGGCACTAGTTTACAATAACTGAGCTCAAATTCCACGTTATTACTTTCAGATACCAGAAATTTTAAAATAGAATTAGGGAGTTTTATGATTCATTCCCACATCTATGGTCACCATATTTCAAATTGGGTTAGTTTTGCCCAAACTTAAGAGATCATGCAAAAGTCTAAATTTATGTTTGACATTTTAACTATCATGCACATCTACAATTTACTGAAGGCAAAGTACGCTTCCACATTAGTGGGCTAAACATTCACTAAATGATTCCTATTCCATGCTAATTAACTGAAGAATGTCTATTATTATTGTTAAATAACAGCTATGTGTACTGCCTTATTTCCAACTCCATTAGATGCACGAACATTAAATAAGAGAGAAACATAAACCTTAATAATCTACGTCAACATTAAAATTCAAAACACCAACTTCATGGAGGACTTACTTAGAGTTGGAAAAGTTTTAATTAATGGAATTTTACTAGATGTATTGGTCTCTTATTAATTTAGAAAGACGCTCATTTGCTATCCAATTAATTTTGCAAAATTTTAAATCAATTATACTAAGCCTAAAGTATACTTGTGGTCAGTGGGTTGGAGATTAGACAGGTAAGGAAAATCACAGTGCTGGCCCTGGCAGTCTCAGCCACACAAGAGACAAGGGTGCAACATCTATCAGTTATGTAAACTTCTTTGAGACATCCCAAAatcatgaaaggcactacatCAATATAAGTTTGTGCTTTCCTTTAGACAATTCACCTGGCTACAAGAGGCTAAAAATATTGAACCTGGGTTGCAGTGATTCACGAGTATCCACATGGGGACTGGTCTGGACTACCACCACTGGAAAGTTACTGATTATGAATACGCAAAAATAACTAACTAATTGAGTGAAGTCTTGGACAGTTCACAGTCCCTAAAAACATGATCCTAGCAGTACCTTCAAGACAAGTAGAGTAGGGCTTAAAGAgactggggatggggtgggggggggcagagagagtatGAAAGAATGAGATAATGAAAGTGGGAAGAGAGTCTTCaatgcttgattttttttttgccaattttctTCCCCTTTTACATGCATTGATCATCTTCCAATGTTTCATTCAAATGGCCAATCTTCATGTGTTACCCTAAACAGCAAATGTCAggttaggtttttttttaaatgacaatgatagcagaatggaaacaagttaCAACATTTATGATCCAGTCCTCAGGTAGCATGCACACTCTAAATTAGGCTATTTCAGTGTTACAATTATGAAGTTTATGTTTTGGGATGGTATTTTTGTAGCTAGGGTAAAACGAAGGGAGCTGGGATCACGTGACTTGTTCCGCAGTCTGCCTGGGTGGTTTGATTGGTAGAGATCAGAGGAAGGCTTTTATCATTTTCCCTTGGGaagaatcgcttctcggccttttggctcagatcaagtgtagtatggtcggcagcccatggtcagccgcacttggttgaggtcattgggttgcgctgaggcttcatatgtttcatatgaagcaattttttaaagcggcatctcagccttttggctaagatgcaaatgagctcaagtcttggaggaggaacctcccccttctccaatcagcttggctcatgtagatcgggcccaggacagggtggtttggtcgctcgccctgtcttgtcagcctggatttgaaat of Mustelus asterias chromosome 3, sMusAst1.hap1.1, whole genome shotgun sequence contains these proteins:
- the kbtbd8 gene encoding kelch repeat and BTB domain-containing protein 8 isoform X3, translated to MSMFTSGLTESTQKKVRIVGVEDDAMRLVLDYAYTSRVSLTEANVQALFTAASLFQIPSLQDQCAQYMISRLDPQNSIGVFVFADAYGHQELKEKSQDYIRKKILCVAKEQEFLHLTKDQLTSILNSDDLNVEKEECVYESIIQWLEHNRDKREPHLADIFAKCIRVPLMEKTFLQKIPCTFAQAMAKNSSEDGNNEGADGCRPRLGMTASQMIICFEAANKHSGKKQTVPCLDTVTGEVFKLCKPPNDLREVGILVSPDNDIYIAGGYRPSNSDVSIDHKAESDFWMHDHATNRWLPRAPLLRARIGCKLVYCCNKIYAVGGRVYEGDGRNALKSVECYDARDNCWIAVSPMPVAMEFHAAVEYQDNIYVLQGESFLCYNPHKNYWGCLTPMSVPRSQGLSAVCKGSIYYVAGICKAHQRMLTVESYDIQLNKWVQKKDLPLDQSTNPYIKLFLLLNKLHLFVRATQVVVEEHVFRTSRKNSLYQYDEESDQWKKVYESPDKLWDLGRHFECVVAKLYPQCLQKVF
- the kbtbd8 gene encoding kelch repeat and BTB domain-containing protein 8 isoform X4, which codes for MFTSGLTESTQKKVRIVGVEDDAMRLVLDYAYTSRVSLTEANVQALFTAASLFQIPSLQDQCAQYMISRLDPQNSIGVFVFADAYGHQELKEKSQDYIRKKILCVAKEQEFLHLTKDQLTSILNSDDLNVEKEECVYESIIQWLEHNRDKREPHLADIFAKCIRVPLMEKTFLQKIPCTFAQAMAKNSSEDGNNEGADGCRPRLGMTASQMIICFEAANKHSGKKQTVPCLDTVTGEVFKLCKPPNDLREVGILVSPDNDIYIAGGYRPSNSDVSIDHKAESDFWMHDHATNRWLPRAPLLRARIGCKLVYCCNKIYAVGGRVYEGDGRNALKSVECYDARDNCWIAVSPMPVAMEFHAAVEYQDNIYVLQGESFLCYNPHKNYWGCLTPMSVPRSQGLSAVCKGSIYYVAGICKAHQRMLTVESYDIQLNKWVQKKDLPLDQSTNPYIKLFLLLNKLHLFVRATQVVVEEHVFRTSRKNSLYQYDEESDQWKKVYESPDKLWDLGRHFECVVAKLYPQCLQKVF
- the kbtbd8 gene encoding kelch repeat and BTB domain-containing protein 8 isoform X1, with the translated sequence MAAAAELNKFLLGHNGVSSTSQNIGMDPAHACSILQQLKCMYDEQQLTDIVVEVDHGKTFSCHRNVLAAISPYFRSMFTSGLTESTQKKVRIVGVEDDAMRLVLDYAYTSRVSLTEANVQALFTAASLFQIPSLQDQCAQYMISRLDPQNSIGVFVFADAYGHQELKEKSQDYIRKKILCVAKEQEFLHLTKDQLTSILNSDDLNVEKEECVYESIIQWLEHNRDKREPHLADIFAKCIRVPLMEKTFLQKIPCTFAQAMAKNSSEDGNNEGADGCRPRLGMTASQMIICFEAANKHSGKKQTVPCLDTVTGEVFKLCKPPNDLREVGILVSPDNDIYIAGGYRPSNSDVSIDHKAESDFWMHDHATNRWLPRAPLLRARIGCKLVYCCNKIYAVGGRVYEGDGRNALKSVECYDARDNCWIAVSPMPVAMEFHAAVEYQDNIYVLQGESFLCYNPHKNYWGCLTPMSVPRSQGLSAVCKGSIYYVAGICKAHQRMLTVESYDIQLNKWVQKKDLPLDQSTNPYIKLFLLLNKLHLFVRATQVVVEEHVFRTSRKNSLYQYDEESDQWKKVYESPDKLWDLGRHFECVVAKLYPQCLQKVF
- the kbtbd8 gene encoding kelch repeat and BTB domain-containing protein 8 isoform X2, which produces MDPAHACSILQQLKCMYDEQQLTDIVVEVDHGKTFSCHRNVLAAISPYFRSMFTSGLTESTQKKVRIVGVEDDAMRLVLDYAYTSRVSLTEANVQALFTAASLFQIPSLQDQCAQYMISRLDPQNSIGVFVFADAYGHQELKEKSQDYIRKKILCVAKEQEFLHLTKDQLTSILNSDDLNVEKEECVYESIIQWLEHNRDKREPHLADIFAKCIRVPLMEKTFLQKIPCTFAQAMAKNSSEDGNNEGADGCRPRLGMTASQMIICFEAANKHSGKKQTVPCLDTVTGEVFKLCKPPNDLREVGILVSPDNDIYIAGGYRPSNSDVSIDHKAESDFWMHDHATNRWLPRAPLLRARIGCKLVYCCNKIYAVGGRVYEGDGRNALKSVECYDARDNCWIAVSPMPVAMEFHAAVEYQDNIYVLQGESFLCYNPHKNYWGCLTPMSVPRSQGLSAVCKGSIYYVAGICKAHQRMLTVESYDIQLNKWVQKKDLPLDQSTNPYIKLFLLLNKLHLFVRATQVVVEEHVFRTSRKNSLYQYDEESDQWKKVYESPDKLWDLGRHFECVVAKLYPQCLQKVF